TGAGAGCCTGGTTCTTCTAGAATTAAcctttttgaaatttgaaatctgCACAAAATCTACATTTTTGGCGAATCCCAACTCGCGATTCTGGCTTCTCACATGCCAAATTGGGGCTTGAATTGTGGACGTCGCCATCTTTAACTTCAATTTATTAGAACTAAACAGAACTCAGAATTCACTGTCCACCAAACAAGAGAAAACAAAAAGGCCAGTTAAGTGAAAATTCAAGCAAATTAACTAATATCAAGTCAGATTTTCAGATCGAAAACCCTGCAGAAAATCATAGACTCGTGTATCTGATTAATTCCATTTCATCTGTCATTCATAGCAACAAAAAGATCAATCATGAAATTCCATATCCCTAGAAGTCTAGAACACACACAAATATCTACTCAACATTAGCTGATAATTACAAATTCACAACCATATAACAAGCACCATTTTCTTTATTCTATCATTTTTGGTCAGTAATCAGCCACAAAATTCAGCATAAACTGTATCAAATAATCTGTACTACAAAATTGAACATGTCAATCAATTTGACTAAAAAGTCATCTCAGTCTTATCCACATGATCTAAACCTCGTTAATAACGAACAAAATTCTGATATACCAACAGATGCAAAACTAAGAAGGGGCTAGCAAGGGCGATCACCCTCCTAAGCAATGAAAAAAATCTGTTCTTTTAGTTAAATCCTAGTTCCCCCACTGTATAACAGCAATCTAATTCCTAGTCATCTCAGTCTTATCTACATGACCAAAACCTCGTTTATAACGAACAAAATTCTGATATACCAACAGTGACAGAACTAAGGAGGGCTAGCAGAGACGGTCGACCCAGTTACCCCCTAAGCCACAAAAAAgtcgaaatttttagttaaatgtTTCGAATTTTCCTGATTTTACCCATTAGGCATGCTTAAGACCTTAATTTCAGATTTCTCACAACCCCCATTTATTTTTACCTTATTTTAATCGATTGTGAGTACTATCTAACTTAAGACGGTCTCAACCAAGAATTTTTTATTTACAATATTTCATTACTAATTCCGCGCCCCCAAACTACAAATCCTGGTTCCGCCACTGTAACACAACAAACCCAATTGACTAAAATCACTGAAAACTGTTCAGACTGATTGACAGCAACTATGAATGCAATAAAACAGCAAAACCCATCATCAAAAAACATAGAAACAAtcataaaacagtaaaaagaAACAATCTTTCACACTCCAATCACAAAATTAAGTAAAATTAGAGTACAATAATTTAGCTGAAGATGATAACTTACAGAGATTGATGAGTAATTAAGACAAAGGAATGATCTGGAAGAAGAAAAACTGGTGGTGGGTATGAAGTAAAAATGAGTTCTTTGAATAATATAATTCAAATATGTAAGAAAATTAATTTGATGGAAAAGGAAAGAGTGCAAAATTGGAAGAAGACTGAAAATGAGTTATTTGTAGGATTATATCTTGTCTGATTTTCCACATTTGTCCATACATCTGGCTAATGTTTAGGTAGCTGCCTACTTGTTAGTTCAGATGAGTTGTATTAATTTCTTCGAGTAGTCatgtataagacggttttatgtcGAGATTCGGGATGTTTGGAATTCATCTACGGTGTTAGGTGTACtcgaataatattataatttgtAAAGTTTTTTCGAAAAATTCACGTAGACTTAACTTTCTTTCGCTTTTTTGACGtgacccaactttttaagtttgtgtacataatACCCTCCATGTTTTGATTTTCATGTATAACACGccctttttgtcgctataaaaacTCAATCACAGCGCATAACTCCTAGACCGGAATTCAGAATCGAacaatttttttcctaaaatgattatctcttcataatctacgatttgagaaaaaaaaattgtcgactgtcattttatagggtttttttaaacgaaaatctcaaatcaaccatattttcaatctttaatttccgaatgaccattttcgttttatcaatcTATAGATCGCGAAcagataatcaatttgaaaaaaaaaaaaattagtcaattctgATTTCTGGTatatgatttatgctcaattgaaaattttaaaaacgataaaaagggtACGTTGTGCTTCTAAATCAAATTTCAAGGATaacatgtgcacaaacttaaaaagttgggtaccacgtgcaaaatggcaatgtttgagggtaccacgtgaattttccgaagTTTTTTTATGAGGTGAATAagaattgtattttttttttttggtctaaaccatccggtaatccgaaccacattgggtcgactaatccggatttcggggcgtgtccaagaattacggtatttaaacccctcccaatcgcagttgtgggggatcgatccgcagacctccctaccaagcgcagcctcatgctaccactgcgccaaccaacgattggtaatAAGAATTGTATTTTGAGATGGCATTGAGTATTGACTATGTTCAGACTTTGAAGAGACTGTATCACTAATGTAGGAGTGTTTATGGTGTAAAGAGTGAGGTTAAGTCGTAATAATCGGTTGTTTGAGCAGGCCCTTAAAATTAAGGAAACATATCATGATGAATTTCACAAAAGAGGATATAAATCATTTTAACAAAAACATATAGAAATGTGATTTTGTTCCTAATTAAATCGATTTTTCTTTTCAAGTATTGATTTTCGCAATACTCAATGCAATGCACTTTTGACCGTTTTATCCTTCTCATTTGTCCCCCTCATTGTGTTGTATTGAAGATAAAAAGAAACGAACGTAGTTGCTCTTTCATTGACGTTTTCATGGATGTAGTTTACTCTTTCATGGACGCTCTCTCTAATTCTCTTCCtcaaaaaattaatcaaatccgtcaaattactCAATTATGGACGCTAATTCTCTTGTCGGTTAAGTAATGATTCTAACTTACTAAAAAAAAATTCTGATTAAATTAAAAAGGCAAAATCAAATTAGGGTTGAGAAATTAGAGATTTTGAAAATTGGGGTTTATGGAAGGGGTGGCAGAGGAGGCGGATTTGATGGTGGTCGTGGAGTTGAGGGAGGAGGGCGGAGGGCGGTTGGTGGTCGTCGAGCGTGCTGGTCTGGCTGGAGGTTGCACAGGAGAGGGATAGGGGTTGGGCCGCCGGATCTGGGGGGTGAGGCAGTTTTGAGCAGCGTGAGCGAGGGTGGGTTGTGGTAAGTCCAACTGTCGGTATGGTCGGTGCCTGCGACGGTGCAGGGGAGATGGCGGTGAGGGTTGTGCATGGTGGTGGTTGGTTGGTGGAGTGAGTAAGTTGAGAGTAACTGAATTGCAACAAAGGCATTAAAATGAAAGGGGTATAATGTTTTTTCTTGTACATTGATTAAGTAAATTATATCCATAAAAAAAGCACATAATTCaagagaaaaacaaaaaaaaaacaaaaaaaaaaaaataactgaaATCCATAAGCAGTACTACCACCCACCCCTTCTAACTCCGGCCACCACCACTGCCccctagggatggcagtgggtcggggacccgacccagaccctgagggtcggaccctaacgggtcgggtatgggtctcattttttcagacccaatgggtatgggtcgggtatgggtcttaagaaaatatttcgggtctgggtccgggtctaagttatgagacccatacccgacccttagaccctttattaaagaaaaaaaaaatcaaaattacaacttttctgaattcatactggcagactgtagatacccaactaaagtctctttctcttccctcatcccatcccataaagtgataaaactcaaccaaacccttctgacaataccaccactccaccactgacacaagaaaaccaccaccacagcactgatacacgactgacaaccacctctctaatagccggcgaccgacaaccaccattaattAAGGTTAATAaattcataatgttaaagtagtatgaatttttttttttttttaatattatagaccccatacCGTTAATCTTTATTCTTAAAGTGGTTTGAACTCGGCCCATggtagacccagaccctaccgttacccatagggtccgggtatgggtcctcaaattttagacccttgcgggtctgggtcgggtacgggtccaaaggaaaaatctcgggtcgggtccgggtctaggcggaccctacccagaccctacccattgccatccctactgCCCCCGGCTCGTGTCATAGTAAGGTACCTAGACTTTTAACCATTTAACTCGTTTATTTTGTGTAATTTAGTCTAAtacaaattttaaatttaaaccAAAAGTGAAAGTCAACTTATAATTAGTGAATAGAATATGTACAGCCAAGTCAGTGTTCTTTAAAATCGTTTTAAACTTATACTCCCTAATACTGTGTAATAACATACTACTGTAGTAGTTACTAATACTGTCTTAACTTAAAACCTTTCACAATTTCCTTTTGATCCGATTTTACAGGGTTTGGAACGGACTAGTTGGTAAAGAAAGGGGGTAATTTGAGTTTTTTCGTAGTTGAAACCGGACCGGATCGAACCAAAGACCAACCGCCTTCTTTTTGTGGACACAAAGACCAGACCAATATATATAACCGGTCTAAACAGGATCGGACCGGATCTGTCCAATTAGCCAGTTATGACCACTTTATAAACATATTTCACTCCGTTTTAAACTTAAAACGATCCCATATTCCGATTGGAAATTTGGAATATACGGAGTACATGTTTGTCAATTTCCGTATTGGAACATGGACGAGGTTTATGGCATCACATTTGACACAACATACTCGCACAACAACAACATTTACAACAATATCAAAACACAAACCCTTGTCTACCACACCAAAATCCCACATGACGATTGGTGTTCTTGCTTTCCAAGGATCCTTCAATGAACACATAGCAGGTTATTTTACATACATTCGTTCCTTAATTTAGCTAGGAAAGCGAGATGGCGTCACTTGGTGGTACCGAGTTTTCTGAATCCCTAAATAAATGAAATTTACTGTGTTTTACTTGTATGTAGCATTAAGGAGGATTGGAGTAAAGGGTGTTGAAATAAGGAAGCCTGAACAATTGGAAAATGTTGCTGCACTTATAATCCCAGGTGGTGAAAGTACAACCATGGCTAAGCTTGCTGAATTCCATAATATGGTCTCtttcttatattatatttgtagTGATTTTTACCTGTTTTTATGATATGGGTTTCCCCTTTTTGCATAATACCATGATCTTTGACGGTTTTAAAGGACGATTCTTTTTAGCCCCCTAGTCATTTTGGGATTAGGgcactgttgttgttgttgttgttggtggtggtggttgtgttgaTGGGTTTTTGTTACTGACAGTTTTAAAGGATGATTCTTGTTAGCTGACCCctaatcattttgggattaaggcattgttattgttgttctgcctgatggttttttttgttattgaAGGTTTTAAAGAATGATTCTTGTCTTCCGACCCCAAATCATTATGGGATTTAGGCGCCACCGTTGTTTTTGTTGTACTAGGGCATGATTTTTAGCCGATCCCTAGTCATTTTGGGATTAGGGCactcttgttgttgttggtggtggtggtggtgttgatgGGTTTTTGTTACTGACGGTTTTAAAGGATGATTCTTGTTAGCTAACCCctaatcattttgggattaaggcattgttattgttgttctgccTGATGGGTGTTTTTGTTATTGAAGGTTTTAAAGAATGATTCTTGTCTTCCAACCCCAAATCATTATGGGATTTAGGCGCTACCGTTGTTTTTGTTGTACTAGGGCATGATTTTATGAGGTTTTGTTATTTGAGGATTGCAAAGTTGTATCATTTGATCTGGGGGGGATATATTTTCGGATTAGCAATGTGTTGTGGAGTATTTGAAGATTTGGGAAGGTGGTGTTGGTCTTTTATGAATTGGGTTCTATATTCCGATAATTTATCATATGAATGTATAAAAGTTTTGAGCTTTTAGTTTTAAATACTCCGTACCATTTTAGGGAGCAACGGGAAGTATGGAAAAATGGATCGTACCATTGGCTGTATATACCAGTGGTGAAAGGAGTTGAGCTTCTTTGTAAAGTCGTCGAGTTTAGCTACAAAGCTACCTCAGTAACTTTGTAAAGAAGAACCTCGTGTCTGTTACAAAGGAGCTCATCTCCTTCCATCAGTTGTATACTTGATATATAACCACTTAACCAGTAGTAAGATCCATTAATTGCCCAAGTATAAACTTGCATATATTTGAGCCTGTTACCTGACCAAAGGTGGGAGCTTTTAAGACACCGAGGCAATGTTGCTGTTCGGCAATATAACATCAAACCCAAAACTTATGAACTGATATTAAGTGATTTAAGTATATCATGAACATAAATAGTTTTTATTCTTTGAACATATTGTGATAGATGAACCCAAGCAAAGACGATTTGACTATTTTTTCTGAGGCAGAGGTAGTATAGTCATATTGCTTAGTGCTTTGTTAGTTGTGAATGGAAAGCAGGTTTCTTAAGTTAATTGTTTATGATTTTCAAGTCAGAAATATTGAACTGGTCCTGATGTTTACAGTTCCCTCCTTTGCGAGAGTTCGTTAAGACGGGTAAGCCAGTTTGGGGAACATGTGCAGGGCTCATTTTCTTGGCAAATAAAGCTTTTGGTACGTTCTCTTTGTGCTTTTGCACCTCTCCTTTACATTTTTTTTAGTACACTATAAAACATTGCTTATGATAGTTGCTGTTGGTATGACGGTATCTTAGTTTGTTCTTGTTAGCATTTcgttaacaaaattttcaaattaaaacaagGAATTAGTACGCTTAGGATGGCACTCAGGCAGTTTCTGGCTTCGATTAACTCTTAGAAGTGAGTTCATGGAGGTGCTTTTAAGTTATGTTGCTCGGACTTGGGTCAAGTGTTAGATATGAATATGTATCCGAGTATTTGACTAATAGTGACTGAATGTTTAAGATAGCAGCATATGCTTCATACACTAATCTCATTCGCTACTTTTTTCATGCAAAACACCATTTGTGTTTATCCTAGGAGAAATGTTAATGGTCGGATAACTGTATGCTGTACCCACCTGCGCACCACCAAAAGGCCTAAACCCGAACATTTAACTGTAATTTGGATTGAGAACTATGTATGAGGACTGAGGGTGTGTCTTATGGCCTTCAGGTCAGAAAGCTGGTGGCCAGGAACTTGTTGGGGGCCTTGACTGCACCGTTCACAGGAATTTCTTTGGTAGCCAGGTATCGtagttattttttcttttttgacGTTTATTTAGCTTCTCGAACAAGGTGGTGGAGTAGCGTCATCAGTACCTGCTGTATCAATGTTAAACTTGTTTACATCCTTAAGCTCATGTTCCAAGCATGTTACAGAATTTAGTGATTATGTTATAAATCATGCAACGAATGAGATAGTTTATACCATTTGTTTCTACCCTTTTGGGCGTATTTGAACTCTTTTCTGGTTTTCTTGAACCTGTATAATTTTTGTGTTATTGCCTCTTGctttaccaagtacatatctctTTTGTGGAATCTGGAGGACTAATGATCTATTGCTCCCTAGATTCAAAGTTTCGAAGCAGAGGTACCTGTACCACTACTAGCAGATCAAGAAGGTGGTCCTGGAAGTTTC
The Silene latifolia isolate original U9 population chromosome 11, ASM4854445v1, whole genome shotgun sequence genome window above contains:
- the LOC141610698 gene encoding putative pyridoxal 5'-phosphate synthase subunit PDX2; translated protein: MASHLTQHTRTTTTFTTISKHKPLSTTPKSHMTIGVLAFQGSFNEHIAALRRIGVKGVEIRKPEQLENVAALIIPGGESTTMAKLAEFHNMFPPLREFVKTGKPVWGTCAGLIFLANKAFGQKAGGQELVGGLDCTVHRNFFGSQIQSFEAEVPVPLLADQEGGPGSFRCVFIRAPAILEVGPEVEVLAEVPVPSNSVFNTNLAAYNQEANLAPIDKVVVAVKQGNLLGTAFHPELTADSRWHSYFVKMVNDLEATSGSIVKADMNALQEPKIELPIYLP